A genomic stretch from Candidatus Fusobacterium pullicola includes:
- a CDS encoding ROK family protein, with the protein MIIGAIEAGGTKFICGVGNEKGEIFEKVSFPTETPEITLA; encoded by the coding sequence ATGATAATAGGTGCAATAGAAGCTGGAGGAACAAAATTTATCTGTGGTGTTGGAAATGAAAAGGGAGAAATTTTTGAAAAAGTTAGTTTTCCTACTGAAACACCAGAAATTACTTTAGCAA